A single genomic interval of Cucumis sativus cultivar 9930 chromosome 5, Cucumber_9930_V3, whole genome shotgun sequence harbors:
- the LOC101215389 gene encoding probable signal peptidase complex subunit 2, with the protein MASKNAKKANLLDHHSLKHLLDESVSEIVTTRGYVEDVRLSNVKLIMGTVIIIIALVAQFYKKKFPENRDFLIGCIILYVVFNGILQFIVYTKEKNAILFTYPPAGSFTSTGLIVSSKLPRFSDLYTLTISSSDPKSISANEQVQFTKSVTRWFTKDGVLVEGLFWKDVEALIDEYAREPKKSK; encoded by the exons atggCGTCCAAAAATGCTAAAAAGGCCAATCTCTTGGATCATCACTCTCTCAAACACCTACTCGATGAATCTGTTTCTGAG ATTGTCACCACTCGCGGCTATGTTGAAGACGTCAGGTTGAGTAATGTCAAATTGATTATGGGCACTGTCATCATCATCATAGCTTTGGTCgctcaattttacaaaaagaaattccCTGAGAATCGCGACTTCTTGATCGGTTGCATTATAtt GTATGTAGTTTTTAATGGGATCTTGCAGTTTATTGTTTACACCAAGGAGAAGAACGCAATTTTGTTCACGTATCCTCCTGCA GGATCCTTCACCAGCACTGGGCTGATAGTCTCTTCAAAACTGCCCAGATTCTCAGATCTGTACACGCTGACCATATCTAGTTCGGATCCCAAATCGATTTCCGCTAATGAACAAGTTCAATTTACCAAGAGTGTCACCCGCTg GTTTACTAAAGATGGAGTTTTAGTTGAGGGACTCTTCTGGAAAGATGTCGAAGCATTGATCGATGAGTATGCTAGAGAACCAAAAAAGAGCAAGTGA
- the LOC101214274 gene encoding peroxisomal nicotinamide adenine dinucleotide carrier, protein MSDALINGLAGAGGGIIAQLITYPLQTVNTRQQTERDVKKERRKLGTFQQMCQVVKHEGWDRLYGGLGPSLVGTAASQGVYYYFYQIFRNKAEVASLERMKAGIGDGSVGMLSSLLVAAISGCVNVLLTNPIWVVVTRMQTHKKISKPSLPGGALTPLDETIPPTAVVDPPSYGTTHAIQELYDEAGIKGFWKGVIPTMIMVSNPSIQYMLYETLLNKLKKRRALRKDGSGVTALEIFFLGALAKLGATVVTYPLLVVKARLQAKQVVAGDKRHQYKGTLDAILKMIRYEGLYGFYKGMGTKIVQSVLAAAVLFMVKEELVQSARFLLTKGPVGRIKSKPQ, encoded by the exons ATGTCGGACGCGTTGATCAATGGATTGGCCGGAGCTGGAGGAGGGATCATTGCCCAACTCATCACATACCCTCTTCAGACT GTGAATACTCGTCAGCAAACAGAGCGCGATGTGAAGAAGGAGAGGAGAAAACTTGGAACATTTCAACAGATGTGTCAG GTTGTGAAACATGAAGGATGGGACCGGCTCTACGGTGGCTTGGGGCCGTCTCTGGTGGGTACGGCTGCATCTCAG GGTGTTTACTACTATTTCTACCAAATATTCAGGAACAAGGCTGAAGTTGCTTCTCTTGAACGAATGAAGGCAGGGATTGGAGATGGATCTGTTGGGATGCTTTCCTCGCTTCTGGTGGCTGCTATATCTGG GTGTGTTAATGTACTGTTGACAAATCCTATATGGGTGGTGGTTACTCGGATGCAG ACtcataaaaaaatctcaaagcCGTCTCTACCTGGTGGAGCGTTGACTCCACTAGATGAAACAATTCCGCCAACAGCAGTCGTTGATCCTCCTTCCTACGGAACCACTCATGCT ATTCAAGAACTTTACGATGAAGCGGGAATCAAGGGTTTCTGGAAAGGAGTAATCCCAACAATGATCATG GTCAGCAACCCTTCTATACAGTACATGCTGTATGAAACTTTGttgaacaaattgaaaaaacgaCGTGCTTTACGGAAGGATGGGAGTGGAGTTACTGCATTGGAG ATATTTTTTCTTGGTGCGTTGGCAAAACTTGGAGCGACTGTAGTAACCTATCCTCTTTTAGTTGTAAAG GCTAGGCTTCAAGCAAAACAAGTCGTAGCGGGAGACAAAAGACATCAGTATAAAG GCACATTGGACGCCATTCTCAAAATGATCCGATACGAAGGACTGTATGGATTTTACAAAGGGATGGGCACGAAAATCGTCCAGAGTGTTCTGGCTGCTGCTGTCTTGTTCATGGTTAAGGAAGAACTCGTACAAAGTGCTCGATTCCTTCTCACCAAGGGTCCCGTTGGCAGAATAAAATCAAAGCCTCAATGA